The Quercus robur chromosome 7, dhQueRobu3.1, whole genome shotgun sequence genome has a segment encoding these proteins:
- the LOC126692419 gene encoding pre-mRNA-splicing factor ATP-dependent RNA helicase DEAH7-like, whose protein sequence is MEVPATAGRPQSFGHDWSRSPGYHRDERRKLKVDTRDESRRLRHSVKETKHHFKGSDACGPYRHEYTGDYGGKRSRDEYSGEFGRKRSRNEGSSRTVGRSDWDHGRWEWEDTPNRSNCSTSSRYHQPSPPLMLAEASPDKQLVSPWLDGYTPRSAGCSISAWDHILPSPVPIRAAGSSIKSSRSRHEDGEAGEDSLPKELTHEITDMRAKMEYNFDHAWYDREESNTMSDADTSSLFLGDEASFQKKEAELAKKMVQKDGIRMTVAKGKRLAQRIADNVLWEDRQLLRSGAVRGTEVKTEFDDEEEHKVTLLVHDIKPPFLDGRVVFTKQAEPIMPIKDPTSDMAKISRIGSALVKEIHEKQSMNRSRERFWELAGSKLGDILGVPKAAEQTDADSAVVGEHGEVDFKEDSKFSELLKKGDAVSDFAKSKTIQEQRQYLPIYSVRDELLQVIRENQVVVVVGETGSGKTTQLTQYLHEDGYTVNGIVGCTQPRRVAAVSVANRVSEEMETKLGDKVGYAIRFEDEIGPNTIIKYMTDGILLHETRSDGDLEKYRVIVMDEAHERSLNTDVLFGILKRVVAKRRDFKLIVTSATLNSQKFSNFFGSVPVFNIPGRTFPVNILYNRTPCEDYVEAAVKQAITIHITSPPGDILIFMTGQEEIEAACCSLAERMEQLISSTKKVVPKLLILPLYSELPSKLQALIFQKAEAGTRKCIIATNIAETSLTVDGIYYVIDTGYGKMKVYNSRMGMDALQVFPVSCASADQRSGRAGRTGPGTCYRLYTENAYINEMLPSPVPEIQRTNLSYVILLLKSLNVENLLDFDFMDPPPQDNILNSMYRLWVLGALNNVGSLTGLGRKMADFPLDPPLAKMVLMGEQLGCLEEVVTIVSMLSVPSVFFRPKDRAVESDAAREKFFIPESDHLTLYNIYQQWEKHNFKEDWCNVHFLHVKALQKAREVRHQLQKILRKLKIPSSSCWPDSDLVRKAVCSAFFNNAARLKGVGQYVDCRNGIPCHLHPSSALYGMGCTPEYVVYHELLLTKKEYMQCVTCVEPQWLMEAGPMYFSIKESNTSFLEHKKREEKEKTTMEGEMENLRKVQADADRNNKKIDRERRAKQQQHVSMPGLRHGSFLNLRPKKLGL, encoded by the exons ATGGAG GTTCCTGCTACTGCTGGTCGACCCCAAAGTTTTGGGCATGATTGGTCTAGGAGTCCTGGGTATCACAGGGATGAACGAAGAAAGTTGAAGGTGGATACTAGAGATGAAAGCAGGAGGTTGAGACACAGTGTCAAGGAGACTAAACACCACTTTAAGGGAAGTGACGCATGTGGTCCATATCGACATGAGTATACTGGAGATTATGGAGGAAAGCGAAGTAGAGATGAGTACAGTGGAGAATTTGGAAGAAAGAGAAGTAGAAATGAAGGTTCAAGCAGGACAGTtg GCCGGTCTGACTGGGATCATGGGAGATGGGAATGGGAAGATACACCAAACCGGAGTAATTGCTCCACTAGCAGTAGGTACCATCAGCCTTCACCGCCCCTGATGTTAGCCGAGGCATCACCTGATAAACAATTAGTTTCTCCATGGTTGGATGGCTATACACCTCGTTCTGCTG GTTGTTCTATTTCTGCCTGGGACCACATTCTTCCCTCTCCAGTTCCAATACGTGCTGCTGGTTCTTCAATTAAATCCTCAAGATCGAGACATGAG GACGGAGAAGCAGGTGAGGATTCTTTGCCCAAAGAACTCACCCACGAGATAACTGACATGCGTGCAAAGATGGAGTATAATTTTGATCATGCATG GTATGACAGAGAAGAAAGTAATACAATGTCTGATGCAGATACCTCTTCATTATTTTTGGGGGATGAGGCTTCTTTCCAGAAGAAAGAAGCAGAGCTGGCCAAAAAAATG GTTCAAAAAGATGGGATTAGGATGACAGTTGCTAAGGGCAAAAGGTTGGCTCAACGAATTGCTGATAATGTTCTTTGGGAAGACCGTCAACTTCTGAGATCTGGAGCTGTGAGAGGCACTGAGGTAAAGACTGAATTTGATGATGAGGAAGAACACAAGGTTACTCTTCTTGTACATG ATATAAAACCTCCTTTCCTGGATGGGAGAGTTGTTTTTACTAAACAAGCCGAGCCGATAATGCCAATCAAGGATCCCACATCAGATATGGCTAAAATTTCACGTATAGGATCTGCTTTGGTTAAGGAAAttcatgaaaaacaaagtatGAACAGATCACGTGAACGCTTTTGGGAGCTTGCAGGCTCAAAACTAGGTGATATCCTTGGTGTTCCGAAAGCTGCAGAACAG ACTGATGCAGATTCAGCTGTAGTTGGAGAACATGGTGAAGTTGATTTCAAGGAAGATTCCAAGTTTTCTGAGCTTTTGAAGAAGGGGGATGCTGTGAGTGACTTTGCAAAGTCCAAAACCATACAAGAGCAACGGCAGTATCTCCCCATATATTCAGTGCGAGATGAGTTATTGCAG GTAATTCGTGAAAATcaggtggtggtggttgttggagAAACAGGTTCAGGAAAGACAACTCAATTGACACAG TATCTGCATGAAGATGGGTACACGGTGAATGGTATAGTTGGCTGCACCCAACCAAGGCGAGTGGCAGCTGTGAGTGTTGCAAATAGAGTCAGTGAAGAGATGGAGACTAAGCTTGGTGATAAAGTTGGCTATGCTATTCGTTTTGAGGATGAGATTGGGCCGAACACCATAATTAAG TACATGACCGATGGAATACTTCTGCATGAAACACGGAGTGATGGTGATCTTGAAAAGTATCG TGTCATTGTGATGGATGAAGCGCATGAAAGGTCTCTAAACACTGATGTGCTGTTTGGGATACTCAAAAGAGTGGTTGCCAAACGCCGTGATTTTAAGCTCATTGTGACATCTGCAACCCTAAATTCacaaaagttttcaaatttttttggaag TGTACCCGTTTTCAACATCCCTGGAAGAACATTTCCTGTGAACATCTTGTACAATAGAACTCCATGCGAAGATTATGTTGAAGCTGCAGTGAAGCAGGCAATAACAATTCACATCACTAGCCCTCCAGGGGACATCCTCATCTTCATGACTGGCCAAGAAGAGATTGAGGCTGCCTGTTGCTCCCTTGCAGAGCGCATGGAACAGCTAATATCATCCACAAAGAAAGTGGTTCCTAAACTTCTGATACTCCCTTTATATTCAGAACTACCGTCAAAGTTGCAAGCATTGATATTCCAGAAAGCTGAAGCTGGCACCCGAAAATGCATTATTGCGACCAATATTGCGGAGACATCTTTGACAGTGGATGGAATTTATTATGTAATTGACACAGGGTATGGGAAAATGAAAGTGTACAATTCTAGGATGGGAATGGATGCTCTTCAAGTATTCCCTGTCAGTTGTGCTTCTGCTGACCAGCGTTCTGGACGTGCAGGGAGAACTGGGCCTGGCACATGTTATCGATTGTATACAGAAAATGCATACATAAATGAAATGCTTCCAAGTCCCGTTCCAGAGATCCAAAGGACCAATCTTAGCTATGTGATCTTGTTGCTCAAATCTCTTAACGTTGAGAACTTGCTAGATTTTGATTTCATGGACCCTCCTCCGCAGGATAATATACTCAATTCTATGTACAGGTTATGGGTCTTGGGTGCTCTGAACAATGTTGGGAGCTTAACTGGTCTTGGCCGGAAAATGGCAGATTTCCCTTTGGATCCCCCACTTGCTAAGATGGTCTTGATGGGTGAACAGCTCGGATGTCTGGAAGAGGTTGTGACAATTGTGTCAATGCTATCGGTGCCATCAGTATTCTTCCGGCCAAAAGATCGAGCAGTAGAGAGTGACGCTGCCCGGGAAAAATTCTTTATCCCCGAATCTGATCACTTaacattatataatatttaccaGCAATGGGAAAAACACAACTTCAAGGAAGACTGGTGTAATGTCCATTTTTTGCATGTTAAAGCGTTACAAAAGGCTAGAGAGGTAAGACATCAGCTGCAGAAAATTCTTCGGAAACTGAAAATTCCATCATCATCTTGCTGGCCTGATTCTGACCTGGTTAGAAAAGCTGTCTGCTCTGCATTTTTCAATAATGCAGCAAGGTTAAAGGGAGTGGGGCAATATGTTGATTGCAGGAATGGAATTCCATGTCATTTACACCCAAGCAGTGCTCTGTATGGTATGGGCTGTACGCCAGAGTATGTGGTTTATCATGAACTCCTTTTGACAAAAAAGGAGTACATGCAGTGTGTTACGTGTGTAGAGCCCCAGTGGCTGATGGAAGCTGGGCCaatgtatttttcaattaaGGAGTCAAATACGTCATTCCTGGAGCAtaagaagagagaggagaaggAGAAAACAACAATGGAGGGGGAGATGGAGAATTTGAGGAAAGTGCAGGCAGATGCTGATAGAAACAACAAGAAAATAGACAGAGAAAGGAGGGCCAAGCAGCAACAACATGTGTCGATGCCAGGCTTGCGGCATGGCTCTTTCTTGAATCTGAGACCAAAGAAGCTTGGTTTGTAA